The Lathyrus oleraceus cultivar Zhongwan6 chromosome 5, CAAS_Psat_ZW6_1.0, whole genome shotgun sequence genome includes the window tcaattgaaaagcaaaacaccactaacattcaattaactttgactaacatttgaataactcttattaatatttctttactttcaagtcatttactttatgaaatttaatttctagtcatgtatcattcattgccatttacatttcatttaacttgtttatgtttatgccattttcactttgctcatttgagccatgTCTTGTGATTGcatatatttgtttgtgtatgttgattttgtttgtggtcttaggaccttaaaatacttaataaacaataaaaaccctaaaaaatgtttggtggactgttggttttgatctgaacttttggacttagaactaggcaacattccatgtgtaaaaaggacttagccaatgccaacattcttagatcaagttattgtgaactgagtcttcatctgatgcaagtcttgaGGGTTTATTTGAACTTATCTTCTACATTGTCTTAATGCCAACCGTTACTTTGATCTTATGCCTAATGTCTTATTTTGAGTGGATCAAGGAGtgtttcatctgatacatgagaagacaaagaagactactagctatgggatttgcttgcttggatgtggttatctttatttgatgcattgatcttcatgatgtttgatattgctagttgcttgctgattatttgcttgattcaaagtccaaagggaaacTGGGTTTTCTATATGAAATTCTTGTCTGTTAGATTGCATTCCATTGATCAGaacttttcaactcttaacttttaattttatgcttaggattagtctcttcatctcctcccacttcttaaatttcaaaatctctcccccttttcaaaaactttctttgcttgtgatttcagacttagactttgtttaaatgattagaaactttggccttatgccaatgaacttttaaacatttttcttaaaaccaaacttgtaaataaatttaatcatattaacttaaaatttcaaaagacaaaaagaactaacaacttcattcaaatttttggcctCTTGTACCTTTCTTattaacttttgattaaaagcaatccacccattttaaaattgttaccacgaactacgaggttttgatcccttatttttatgttagtacgtaggcacaagaccgaagttcttgtcaaacacaaaagtataatcaatgaattcttttctcatccacacactctatttttctcaaacatcttttataccaaaaacacatacacacataaaaagggctccctaggagtacctatgacactttgggtgctaacaccttccctctgtgtaaccaacccccttacctataatctctggcattttattagttttgatttgaaaacttcttatctttgggtgttgttcgtacttttccattttcctttggaaacaataaaagtgttgtggcgactctggttttattgacctcaaatttatccatagcttaatggtcatgaatttaccattATATTGGTTAGGGTTTGATGAACACAAATACATtaacaaaagaagaaaaagtgaaagccaacaatgatcatgaaagaaataaaatgaagACAATGCATTATAAATATGAAGACAACAATCGATCATGATAAAGTGACAAAGATCATCATAAAACAAAGTTTAGATTGTTTTTATATTTGATATATCATTATTCATCCGATATATCACTTATTAGCTCATAAAATATCACTCAAACATAACCTAATATGTTTTCAAAGTTATCGCATAAAAACCATTGAAGTTGAGCCTTAAAAAGTTATTTATAGTGTTGTCGGGAAAGTGGTAGTCGACTACCAGAATTGGTATTCGACTACCAATgttattttttcaaaaatatgaACGTTGGGAAGTGGAAGACGACTACTAGAATGTGGTGGCCGACTACCCGCAGAACCAGTGCCTCTTTTCATTACCACAATCATTTTTTTCAATGGCAATGCTTCATGGATCTTTTTCAAACTCATGCACCCACTCATAAAGGTTTGTAAGTGTGTATAAATGATGGGTTAACATAGAAATGAAGCAAGAACGTTCACACCATCATTTACACAATCCAAAgaacatttaaaaaaaatctttttcAAAATGGTTTGAAACCTGTAAACTTTCATAAACTGGAATAGTTTCACAATCATAACATGATTTGAGCAATTATGTGATATACATTTGAACTTTGATATTGATAAGAATCATCAATCAAAGTTTGAATCGAATATTTGAATAGCTAACATATGTTCTTCATTTCTCTACAAAATCAAGTGTGACTGATTTCACCATAGTGTTTGGTGGAGATCTTCATAGCGCTTGGTGATTTTGGAAAAGATTCTTTGAATCGGGGTGATTCAAAGTCCATCATAGAGTTTGGTGTTTGTGTATGTATTAGAAGGTTATAAATGGGCATTGGCGAATACTTATACAAAGATCTAAACATAGTGTAAAATCCTTTAAGTAGTAAAGGGACTAGATATACCCTTAATTGATAAAGGAAACTAATATAATTCTTTAGTTACAATCAATTATATGTTTccaaaaaaattaaaagttaaaaaagtttacataaaacaaaaaaaaactcaacaaatcTAATTCACCTTCTTCTTAGAAGATTGCCTTTTTATCTTTTCACAAAGGAGAAGAACAAAGAGATTATCATGACTACATAAGTAGCAATTTTAACCTATAAAATAGTGTCAGATTCATCAAAGAAGTTTGGAGAGGAAAAAGAAAACCCAAGAGTTGGATCTAATTACCTTACGCAAAAGATAATTGTGAAAAACAAAAGAATTTTTCTCTATGTGTAGAATGCATTCTTGGAAAATAAAGTTTGAGAGATAatagaaaaagaagaaaaaaaatcaataatTTAGATTTTAATAAAATACAATTCCATCAATAACAAACTACAAATTTGTTGTAACTCACTTCTTTGAATAGAGTTATGCATCAAGCAACTTATAATATTACATGGCTAGTATAATCCATCCCTAAAATATCATAATTCCTATCTACCACTTAAACACACTAATATTGCATAAACAAATCTACAATCCTAAATAAAGTAACCATTATGAAAGGCTAATAATATCATTAACCTTTTCCACTAATTTTCTCACTTATAATACCTTCAATTGATCCAACAAACCCAACCATTGTGACAAGAAAGCAAGCAAAGCTAAATATCCTTAGAACAATCCATTTTCTAGTCCAAGCTCCAATTTTCTTCTGCACAAAGTACATTTCAACTGGAAAATATATAGCCAATGGCCAAAAGTTTATTGCTCCTAAAACTCCAAGAACTTGGTTGAAGTAAGGAAATAAAATTGCAAGTCCAGTGGTTGAAATCACATAGGTTGTTCTGAAACAAAACCTGAAAAGATTTATCTCAAAAGCCGGTAATAGAGGAAGTTTCACTCTGTGGAAATCATTCACAAAGCCACTGTTGGGGTATTTCTTTGCACACCATCTATCAGCAGTGCTATATATTGGTTGACTGTATATCTGATATCCTCCAACCAAATGAATGATAATGCAAACATTGGCAAGGTCGATAAGCCAGAAAGGCTCGTAAAATCCAAACCCTGTCAATAAGTTTCCTGGTGTAGCATTTCCAAAAGCTGCATATCCAAAGCATCCACAGCATAGGTAGAAGAATGTTGTGATGAAGATTGCAACCATGGAAGCCTTTTTCATGGTTTGATTCTCCGGTGGAGGAGATTCTAGAGTGTCCTGTATCTCAAGAAGGAGAATTGCGTATGGATAAGAAAAGCTAATGTCACCAAGTGCCTGGAAGATTAACCAGATTTTGTCGGAACCATTAGCAGTTTCTACTCCTGTGACACTTCCCATAATTCTTCCATTTTCTGCAAGTTTAACCAAAGCCTTATCAATATCAAGCATAAAATGGAATCTGGTATACTAATATTTTTAAGACGGAAATCCAGCCTTACGAACGACGGTTGCTATGCCGAGTCCTAGTCCGATGAATGAATATGTAAAAGACATAATTGCAGCCACAATTGAAACCCATGTCATGTTATGGAGATCTGGTATGAATGACATTACAATCTGCACAAGTCCAAACATCATCATATACCAATTTCCGCCGTAACTACAAGGAGCTTTGTGTCCTTCTTTGTGATAACAGTTTGATCTCATAATAGCCCTGTGttagcaaaaaaaaaaaattagcCTCTCTAATATCATATTAATAACCTCTTCGAAATCACTTATCTAAGCTTATTTTCAGAAAACTTATGAAAACAACTTATGTTATATGATATAACATGTAGAAAAAGTTTTCTAAGCTTATTTTCAAGAAGGGTTGAACAAGAGAAGTACCTCAAACTAGTTGCTGTGGTAATTACATATGCAGTACCAGTCCCGTACAAGGTCAAAAACTGAAGGAAACCAGCTACATAAGTTCTTTTTTCACCTGAAAACCAAATTCATGTTATAACTGTTATGCTCAATTTCATGAAAATCAGATATCTATGTTTTGCTACACCGCGAAGAGGTTATAATGCGTTATTCTTCTTCTTACCAAGATTGACTCTGACAGCATCCATGTAAGAGTAGTTTCTTTTTCCGGTCACAGGGTCAGGATTTCTATAACAATCAGATAACAAAAATGAAGAAACATAAGTAACAATTGCACAACAAAGTAGAGCAAGTGGTCCTCCAATCCATCCTAATTGAGCAGTACTCCATGCCAATGACAAAACACCAGAACCGATAACCGCCGTTATGATGTGAGCCACAGCACTCTTTAAATTTCCTGCAGAATACAAAAAAAAACATCAGTATTCAATTGGTTATATGTTATATATGAATCTTATGATGCTTTAGAGAAGTGTTTTTTTTACCTGTTCTTTTGGCATGTCCATCATCATCATAAGCACCAGAAGCAGTTCTTGTTATTTGAAGAGAGTTTTTCCCATCCATTTTTATCCAAGAATCAATTCAGTTCAAGCTCATGAATTGTTCTGCTTATGATAGAAAAGCTTCAGCTTAAAATAATAAATACAAACTAGGCTGCACCTACATTAAATTGAagttaatatatatatatatatatatatatatatatatatatataaaatttagGTAACTGCATATGTTTGGTATGTATGGGACAAATTTGACATAAGCCTATGCATATGGCTATGTGATTAGACAAATAAGCTAAATTTAACTGCATAATTAAAAGAGCAGCACATGGTAAGATTGTTTGATAATTCAAGTTATTATCTCAATTATGATAAATTATCATGTGATTGTTTGGCTTGTGTATATCAATAATTAATGATATGTAAGGTGAAGCAACTAAATGATGAAAATTTGGACATTTAATAATTTTTGTAAGACATTTTTTTTCTTGATTAAATTTGTGTAAAAGAAGTTACCTGCTTTTCTTGAGGTATAAGAAATTCAGGAAAATGTCTTTGCACTTGAACCAATGCAAATGGTGTTATTTGTCATATGAAATATGAAATTATAGCATATAGTAATTATATATAGGCTTGGGGAAACACAAGATGCTAAGGATGACGTAATT containing:
- the LOC127084668 gene encoding probable amino acid permease 7 yields the protein MDGKNSLQITRTASGAYDDDGHAKRTGNLKSAVAHIITAVIGSGVLSLAWSTAQLGWIGGPLALLCCAIVTYVSSFLLSDCYRNPDPVTGKRNYSYMDAVRVNLGEKRTYVAGFLQFLTLYGTGTAYVITTATSLRAIMRSNCYHKEGHKAPCSYGGNWYMMMFGLVQIVMSFIPDLHNMTWVSIVAAIMSFTYSFIGLGLGIATVVQNGRIMGSVTGVETANGSDKIWLIFQALGDISFSYPYAILLLEIQDTLESPPPENQTMKKASMVAIFITTFFYLCCGCFGYAAFGNATPGNLLTGFGFYEPFWLIDLANVCIIIHLVGGYQIYSQPIYSTADRWCAKKYPNSGFVNDFHRVKLPLLPAFEINLFRFCFRTTYVISTTGLAILFPYFNQVLGVLGAINFWPLAIYFPVEMYFVQKKIGAWTRKWIVLRIFSFACFLVTMVGFVGSIEGIISEKISGKG